One Candidatus Nitrososphaera evergladensis SR1 genomic window, GGCTACCTGAAGGACTCGCCCAAGTGGCTTTCAAGCAAGGGCTTTGTCAACATCGGCGGCAGGATACTGAGCGACGTGATGAAGGCGCTCAAAGCCGGCGAGTACGGGATGCACGAGACGCACGACTATGGGCAAGGATCGATAGTGCTTGACACGAGCAAAAAGTACGAGCCCGGCGACGACATCCGGCTCTTAAACGTGCCAAAATCGTTGCTGAACACCATCCAGCGCTCGTTCAAGGACGGCAAGGAAGTAAAGCTTCCCCTGCAAATAGACATGGAGGACTTTGAAGAATATGAAACGATGCAGGACGTGCGCGTGGCAATAGTCTACTGCATCGACCTTTCGTCTACCATGCGCTATTCCACGATGTATGGCGACATGAGCAGGATAGAGGCGGCAAAACGCGCACTGTGGAGTTTGTATCTCTTGAACCGCAAGTTCTTTCCCTCCGACTCTGTGTACATTGTAGGCTTTGGGGCGCTTGCGTCAAAGGTCCTGCCGCAGGACATCCCGTACCTGAAAACGTTTGAGCCCGGCTCTGACTTTTTGCACTATACAAACTACCAGGCGGCATTTCGGCTTGCAAGCAAGATCCTGCAAAAAGACGGCGCAGAAAACAAGCGCATCGTGCTTGTCACAGACGGCCACCCAAGCGCGTGCTTTATCGACGACAAGAGCGAGCAGGACAAGATTCTGTCGCAGAGGCCGTACTCGCACTTTTACACGCCTGACAAGGACACCCTTGACACGGTCAAGGCAAACCAGAGCATGAACCTTGACGTTGCGTCCGGTGAGCTGGTATATCTGTGCTACCGCTACAGGCAGGTGGACCAGTACATCGGCGAGCGCACCATAGTGGAGGCGAAAAAGTGCCACTCTATGAAGATAGACATTGACACCATCATGATAAGCGAAGAAGACTCGCTGCTTGGCTACGTAAATGAAATGGAAAAGTACGTGAAGGGCAGGTCGTACTACATCAATCCTGCTGAAATTGATAAAGTGCTTCTGACAGACTATTTGAGCAACAAAAAGCAGCAGACTATCCGGAGCCATTCATACTAAACTCATTGTATGAAATATACGCGCCAAACTTTAAAACCTCTTTCAAGCAGGTTCTCGACAGCCAAAGTTTAGCACGTATCCTATTCAAGCTCGGGGAGATCACTCTTCCCCAGAAGAGAAACATGCGCTACACGGAATAAGCCCAAGATTGAGAAGAATTTTTACTTCTTAAAAATATAACGAAGCTACTATCGAGATTATAATAATTGTACATTGACAGCCCAAGATACTGGTAATTAGCTTACCTTGGTTCTTTCTATAAAATACCTATATAGTGCCGTGTATATGGCAATGTGGTATGCAATTGCCACTCTGGGCAAAAGAGGAGAATTCTGATGTTCTATAAGGTATCTGTCCAATTCTAATGGGAATCATTGTATTTTCTGTCTTCGCCAGCGCTAATTCTAGTTTGGCATTTGCGGTGCCTACTGCGAATCCTGATCCAGAATCCCTCGTCGAATCAAAAGTAGCGATCGAAAGATCTTTTTCCACACCACTGCTTAGGTTTAACGGCGAAACTGCCGCACAATTAATGCAGAAGATAACCTGGTTTCCAAATGGGACAACCGCGTTATCTGATGACCAAGGCAGCCAATTTACATTCACATTGGATCTCGCCGACTCTTCATTTGTACTCTTAAGCAATAGCACAATGATTGATCAGAAAGTGCTTGGAAAAGATCACCAATATGATATAGTGTGGAAGCCCCTTAGAAATTCTGATGGTGCGATAACCAAATACAAGTTTGATATCGTCGGAACCAGCGCTAACGGCCATACAATCAAGTTGCTGCTAAGCCCACAGCAAGAAATCACGGTCAATGACGATAGCTTCCTATCGCTCTCCAAGAATTATAATTCAAACTCGACTTCTCTGTTTGGTGTTGGACTTGACTGGTCGGATGCTACTTCCGCAGGGCAGCCGATTGCGTATGACAGCGAAGAGAGGACAATAAACATCCCCGTTGGTAAATCCTACTTTATCGATCCTACTACTATCTCAACGATAACAGCGGTACTTTCGCCGGGTTCGTCAGATTATTATGAAGGCGAAAGGCGTGAGGTGCGGATTGGAAACGTCCTCTTCATGTTCTACTTTGATGGTTCCAATATAGTGTATAGATCTTCTTTGGACTTTGGCGCGACATGGAGTAGCGCGACCTCTTCAGGCTCAGGAGTCATCAACGGCGATGTCCACAGATATACCGTAACGACAGAAAACGTTACAGGCACAAATTACGTCACTCTTCTTTATTTCAAGACCTCCGGTTCCAACACAAACTTTTACGGGAAGAGGGGGACTGTTGGTTTGAACACTATCACATGGAACAACGAAACCTCCATGTTCTCTGCGCCAAACTTTGCCTCCTGCGGAACGAGCGTATGCGCTGCCAGCGTAGGAGCTGTCGACACAAGCGGCATCATGTATGCCGCGTTTAGGTGGATTCCTTCGGGAGCTTCGTCTTACCAGTATCAGATAATGAAATCCGCCAATGGCGGATTAGGATGGAATACGTCGCTTAGCCAGATACCCGCTGACGTAGGGACTCGTATTGAGATGTTCTTGACGCCACTTGCGTCCGGAAAGATGCTTTTTGGATACATGCGGTATACTACTGATGACATAAAATACAGACTATGGGACGGCACTGGATGGTCCGCAGAGAATACAGTTGGCAATATAGGCTCAACGGCTAATACCATCAAGCACGTGTCGGCCGATAGTGATGGAGTCAAAAAGGCTTATGTCGCTTACCTTACCGGTGGCAACTCAGGTTCGATAAAGATAGCGAAATGGGGAAACGACGGTTCTTGGCTAGGTAACGAGACAGCCGATAGTACGCTGTCGCACACACTTCCATCAATCACCATAACAAACGATGGAGTAATTCATGTCTATAGTCTCTCTGGAAACAAGGTTTACGACACAACAAAGATC contains:
- a CDS encoding VWA domain-containing protein, with the protein product MPSPSDKVPPGSKKFVYFALDDDSQSQQQQQQQEKGGSELPKDVLDKLLKAIGREALREKTPSLQELEQSLQNAMSQQMSSEQQGQQQEKEQQQQSSQSGSQVQDGDGMPLVRQLIQKGYLKDSPKWLSSKGFVNIGGRILSDVMKALKAGEYGMHETHDYGQGSIVLDTSKKYEPGDDIRLLNVPKSLLNTIQRSFKDGKEVKLPLQIDMEDFEEYETMQDVRVAIVYCIDLSSTMRYSTMYGDMSRIEAAKRALWSLYLLNRKFFPSDSVYIVGFGALASKVLPQDIPYLKTFEPGSDFLHYTNYQAAFRLASKILQKDGAENKRIVLVTDGHPSACFIDDKSEQDKILSQRPYSHFYTPDKDTLDTVKANQSMNLDVASGELVYLCYRYRQVDQYIGERTIVEAKKCHSMKIDIDTIMISEEDSLLGYVNEMEKYVKGRSYYINPAEIDKVLLTDYLSNKKQQTIRSHSY
- a CDS encoding M12 family metallo-peptidase, which encodes MGIIVFSVFASANSSLAFAVPTANPDPESLVESKVAIERSFSTPLLRFNGETAAQLMQKITWFPNGTTALSDDQGSQFTFTLDLADSSFVLLSNSTMIDQKVLGKDHQYDIVWKPLRNSDGAITKYKFDIVGTSANGHTIKLLLSPQQEITVNDDSFLSLSKNYNSNSTSLFGVGLDWSDATSAGQPIAYDSEERTINIPVGKSYFIDPTTISTITAVLSPGSSDYYEGERREVRIGNVLFMFYFDGSNIVYRSSLDFGATWSSATSSGSGVINGDVHRYTVTTENVTGTNYVTLLYFKTSGSNTNFYGKRGTVGLNTITWNNETSMFSAPNFASCGTSVCAASVGAVDTSGIMYAAFRWIPSGASSYQYQIMKSANGGLGWNTSLSQIPADVGTRIEMFLTPLASGKMLFGYMRYTTDDIKYRLWDGTGWSAENTVGNIGSTANTIKHVSADSDGVKKAYVAYLTGGNSGSIKIAKWGNDGSWLGNETADSTLSHTLPSITITNDGVIHVYSLSGNKVYDTTKILNSWQTPTNPFGTTFTSPAQLTSGSGYPMALWIEGSSSPFNLRFDRTDWDVDRDGIYNNWEVNGIDSNWDGTVDFLPSSSQAHKDIFVEIDYMQNHQPDSGAINNVTNAFANAPITNPDSTTGITLHLNLDEQVTHSDTTSWPTGFNSIKPTHFGTATERAAANHDNILNAKKKIYHYNLWVHSITLNGPSGVGELLGNDFMVSMGSYNASNPSQDLAGSREHQAGTLMHELGHNLGLHHGGGVDINCKPNYLSVMNYAFQLPTFVSDRPLDYSRSQLLTLDEINLDELDGVSASTPSGLKTVYGKPGDFPVVSDPVPTGQGIDWNRDEFLGDDGVEQSINFFDIPDCDSLDLTSLTGYNDWANVQLAFTSSGTYANGTSVKVVDNEMTREIVQKMQLMTLDTIDHLLQNANATSFRDTNDAAAEKKTLHDVLDNPVSGAKAAVRQDNYGKVVAILERIRAKLDASVGGDPHDDMIVNQKEQTRILQQLDNVITSFKKAWQ